In the genome of Neofelis nebulosa isolate mNeoNeb1 chromosome 8, mNeoNeb1.pri, whole genome shotgun sequence, one region contains:
- the TSPO gene encoding translocator protein, producing MAPPWVPAVGFTLVPSLGGFLGSYYVRGEGLRWYAGLQKPSWHPPRWTLGPIWGTLYSAMGYGSYMVWKELGGFSEEAVVPLGLYAGQLALNWAWPPLFFGTRQMGWALVDLLLTGGLAGATAVAWRGVSPPAARLLYPYLAWLAFAAALNYCVWRDNQGRRGGRRLVE from the exons atGGCCCCGCCTTGGGTGCCCGCGGTGGGCTTCACTCTGGTGCCCAGCCTGGGGGGCTTCCTGGGCTCGTACTATGTCCGCGGGGAGGGCCTCCGCTGGTATGCCGGCCTGCAGAAGCCCTCCTGGCACCCGCCCCGCTGGACGCTGGGCCCCATCTGGGGCACCCTGTACTCGGCCATGGG GTATGGCTCCTACATGGTCTGGAAAGAGCTGGGGGGCTTCTCGGAGGAGGCTGTGGTTCCCCTGGGGCTCTATGCCGGGCAGCTGGCCTTGAACTGGGCGTGGCCTCCCCTCTTCTTTGGCACCCGACAAATGGGTTGG GCCCTGGTGGACCTCCTGCTGACGGGTGGGCTGGCAGGAGCCACGGCCGTGGCCTGGCGTGGGGTGAGCCCACCGGCCGCCCGCCTGCTCTACCCGTACCTGGCCTGGCTGGCCTTTGCGGCCGCGCTCAACTATTGCGTGTGGCGGGACAACCAGGGCCGGCGCGGCGGCCGGAGGCTCGTCGAGTGA